The window AAAATCACTTTGGCAGTTAGTGGAAATTTATTGCCATTCCAAATATTTTCCTGAACAGACGCCCACTCTTGGGCTTTTGGGAAATGCACGATCTTTTGAAGGATAGCATGTCACCCGCCAAGAAAAACATCATGATCGGACTGGCCGGTCAGCAGAATGCCGGCAAGTCGACCATTTTCAACATGCTCACCGGGGCGAACCAGCATATCGCCAACTACCCCGGCGTGACCGTGGACAAGAAGGCCGGCAATTATCACGACGAATTGGGCCGGGTGGAGGTCGTGGACCTGCCCGGAACCTACAGCCTGACCTCATTTTCCCTGGAAGAGCGGGTGGCCCGAGATTTTTTGTTGCGGGAACGGCCCGACGCCATTCTCAATGTCATCGACGCTTCCAGTTTGCGCCGGGGTCTGTATTTTACCTTCCAGATTCTGGAAATGTCGTTTCCCGTGGTCATGGCTCTGAACATGGTAGACGTGGCCGAGGCCCAAGGACGTAAGATCGATCATGAAAAGCTGGGTCGGCTGCTGGGCATCGAGGTTGTGCCCACGGTGGGCCGCAAGGGCCGGGGCAAGCAGGAACTGCGTCCGGCCCTGCGCCGCGCGGCTCGCGAGGAACGGGGGGAGGATGAAGGATTTCAGGATCAGCACGGCTTGCGGATCAATTACGAAGAGTTGGAAGAACACATCGCCGCTGTCCACGAGCAACTTCTGGAGTCGGAAAATCTGGTCAAGGCCGTCCCTTTGCGCTGGATGGCGGTCAAGCTCCTGGAGGGCGACTCCGAGGCCCTGAAGCTGTTGCGGCGACACCATGCCCAGGCTGATGCCGTAATGGACGCGGTATCCGCGGCCACCGCCGCGTTTCAGGGGAAGATGGACATCACCCCGGCGGACTATATCGTCACCTGCCGGGACCGCTTGGCCGCCTCCCTGGTGGAGCAGTGCGTGGAGGTGACCAAGGCGGACACGGTGCGCTTTTCCGAAAAAATCGACCGGGTACTCCTGCACCGGGCCTTTGCCCCGATCTTTCTGGTGCTCACCGTCTACCTGATCTACGAGTTGTCCATCGTCCAGGGCTATAAGCTGACCTTCCTGACCTGGCCGGCCCTGGCCTGGGTGCGGACCTTCGTGGCCGGGCTCCTGCCTGATCCCGGGCTGCTCCACGACACCATCCTCCGCTCCATGTCACTATGGATGGTGGACAGCGTGAACACCCTGCTCAACTACGTGCCCATTTTCCTGATCCTTTTCGCCTTGATCGCGATCCTGGAAGACTCCGGATACATGGCCCGGATAGCCTTTATTCTGGATCGGGTCTTTCAGAGTTTCGGCCTGCACGGCCAGTCCACCCTGCCGTTCATCCTGGGCGGAGTGTTCACCGGCGGTTGCGCCGTGCCCGGGATCATGGCCACCAAGGGCATTCCGGACGAGCGTTCCCGTTTGGCCACGATTCTGACCGTGCCGTACATGAACTGCCTGGCCAAAATTCCGCTCTACACCCTGCTGGTCTCCATTTATTTCGCGGCCTACAAATCTTACCTGATGTTGTTCATCTCCACGATCACCATCATTATGGCCATGATCATCGCCAAACTGCTCACCTCTACCATCCTGCGCGGGCGGGAAACGGCCCCCTTTGTCATGGAGATGCCCAACTACCACATGCCCACGTTGATGGGAGTGCTGCGCCGCGCCGTTGATCGGACCTGGGTCTACATCAAAAAGGTGGGGACCATCGTGGTGGCCGTGGCCGTCGTGGTCTACGTTTTGTTGCAGTTCCCAGGACTGCCGACCGAACGCATGGCCTACTTTGACGGCCGCATGGACGAAGCCATCGCCACCTTTCGCGAGAACATCCAGGAGACGCCCTACGCGGAGATCCTGTCCGACGATCAGGCCGTGCTCAACCTGCTGAACATCGCCAACACCTACCGCGAGGCCAAACTGGCCGCTTCTACCCAGGAAGCCTCTTCCGCCGTGGACGACCGCTACGAGGCCCTGCATCCGGAAATTTTTCCTTTGTTGCGCCCCAGGGACGCGGATGCCCGCACCATCAGTCGGCACCTGCGCGGTTTGTCCACCGAACGATCCAACCTGCGCACGGCCATCCGCGAGGAAACCATTGTCTACAGTTACTTCGGCACCATGGGTCGGGCCCTGGAGCCGGTGACGCAGTATGCCGGGTTCGACTGGAAGATCAACGTGGCTCTGATCAGTTCCTTTGCTGCTCGGGAATCCAGCGTGGCCACATTGGGCGTCCTGTTTCAGGAAGGCGCCGACGAGTCGTTGTCTCTGGAAGAGCGCATGGAGCGGTCTGGTGAAGCCACCGGGTTCACCCCCCTGCATGCCTTTGCCCTGATTCTCTTTTTCGCCTTGTACCCTCCCTGCTTGGCCACCACGATCATGGTCAAGGTCCAGACCGGTTCCTACAAATGGATGCTCTTCTCGATCATCTTCCCAACGGTATTCGGCTTGGCCGTGGCCAGCGGGGTGTTCACCATCAGCACTTGGCTGGGCTTAAGCGGCATCCAGGCCATGGTCGGGTTCTACTTCCTGGCCCTGGGAACGGCCATCGGCCTGTCCTTTCTGCCTGATCCGGCCTGGAAAAAGCCAGCTACACCTTTCCCCCATGCTCCTAAGGAGGCCTGACCATGTTCTGGGAATACCTGATTCTGGGAGTTCTGTTGGCTTGGGCTGTCTTTTATATTTGGAAAACGTTTTTCAAAAAGAAAGGCTGCTCCTGCGAATCCTGCCCGTCGGCCTTGAAGTTGCCCGGTCAGGATGGGATTGGGGATTTGCGGGGGGAAGGGAAAGAGGAAAAGAGAGGGCTGAGGGAGAAGTGAAAGGGCTGAGGGATGAAACCTGAAACCTGAGGGGAAAAACGTTCTTGGTTCCTTGTTCTTCGTTCATCGATGAAAAAAATGTGATCTTGTGGAAATTGAAACGTGAGCCTGAATTCCAGCCACACCACGGCCCAATCCCCTCCTGGGAGGGGCCAAGGGTGGGTTCCCTCAGGATTCAGGATTCAGGTTTCATCCCTCAGCCCTCATCTCTCAATCCCTTCC is drawn from Desulfonatronum thiodismutans and contains these coding sequences:
- the feoB gene encoding ferrous iron transport protein B, with amino-acid sequence MSPAKKNIMIGLAGQQNAGKSTIFNMLTGANQHIANYPGVTVDKKAGNYHDELGRVEVVDLPGTYSLTSFSLEERVARDFLLRERPDAILNVIDASSLRRGLYFTFQILEMSFPVVMALNMVDVAEAQGRKIDHEKLGRLLGIEVVPTVGRKGRGKQELRPALRRAAREERGEDEGFQDQHGLRINYEELEEHIAAVHEQLLESENLVKAVPLRWMAVKLLEGDSEALKLLRRHHAQADAVMDAVSAATAAFQGKMDITPADYIVTCRDRLAASLVEQCVEVTKADTVRFSEKIDRVLLHRAFAPIFLVLTVYLIYELSIVQGYKLTFLTWPALAWVRTFVAGLLPDPGLLHDTILRSMSLWMVDSVNTLLNYVPIFLILFALIAILEDSGYMARIAFILDRVFQSFGLHGQSTLPFILGGVFTGGCAVPGIMATKGIPDERSRLATILTVPYMNCLAKIPLYTLLVSIYFAAYKSYLMLFISTITIIMAMIIAKLLTSTILRGRETAPFVMEMPNYHMPTLMGVLRRAVDRTWVYIKKVGTIVVAVAVVVYVLLQFPGLPTERMAYFDGRMDEAIATFRENIQETPYAEILSDDQAVLNLLNIANTYREAKLAASTQEASSAVDDRYEALHPEIFPLLRPRDADARTISRHLRGLSTERSNLRTAIREETIVYSYFGTMGRALEPVTQYAGFDWKINVALISSFAARESSVATLGVLFQEGADESLSLEERMERSGEATGFTPLHAFALILFFALYPPCLATTIMVKVQTGSYKWMLFSIIFPTVFGLAVASGVFTISTWLGLSGIQAMVGFYFLALGTAIGLSFLPDPAWKKPATPFPHAPKEA